Within the Kluyveromyces lactis strain NRRL Y-1140 chromosome A complete sequence genome, the region tttaCCAGGTTTCCTTTTTACTAACTCATATTTTGTTCTCATTCTTGTTCTCGTTCCTGTTGTCgtttttgttcattatCTGCTTTTAGTTTTTCCGGTTTGTTTGAACGGAGAAACTtagaaaaaggaaaaacatAAAGACAGACGCAGAGATTCAGACTAGAATAGACATTGTGAAAATAACAGAATGTCAGCTGCCACTGAACCAACCAAGGAAAAGCCTGTTAACAACCAGGACTccgatgatgaagatgaagatatcgATCAATTGATCGAAGACTTGCAATCTCATCACGGATTAGACGATGAAAGTGAAGATGATGAGCATGTTGCTGCTGGTTCCGCTAGACCGGTTCCAGAAGAATTATTACAAACTGACCCATCTTACGGTTTGACTTCTGATGAAGTTAccaagagaagaaagaagtatggtttgaatcaaatgtctgaagaaactgaaaacCTATTTGTCAAGTTTTTGATGTTCTTCATCGGTCCAATTCAATTTGTTATGGAAGCCGCTGCTATTTTAGCTGCCGGTTTGGAAGATTGGGTCGATTTCGGTGTTATCTGTGGtttattgtttttgaacGCTGCTGTTGGTTTCATCCAAGAATACCAAGCTGGTTCTATCGTTGAcgaattgaagaagactTTGGCTAACTCTGCCGTTGTTATCAGAGATGGTAACTTGGTTGAAGTTCCATCTAACGAAGTCGTTCCAGGTGATATCTTgcaattggaagatggtGTTGTTATTCCAGCCGATGGTCGTTTGGTCACTGAAGACTGTTTCATCCAAATCGATCAATCTGCTATCACTGGTGAATCTTTGGCCGTCGACAAGAGATTCGGTGACTCcactttctcttcttctactgTTAAGAGAGGTGAAGCTTTCATGATCGTTACTGCTACTGGTGACTCCACTTTCGTCGGTAGAGCTGCTGCTTTGGTTAACAAGGCTGCTGCTGGTAGTGGTCATTTCACTGAAGTTTTGAACGGTATTGGTACGATCTTGTTGATCTTGGTTATTGTTACCTTGTTGCTCGTTTGGGTTGCCTCCTTCTACAGAACTAACAAGATTGTTAGAATTTTGAGATACACTTTGGCTATCACCATTGTCGGTGTCCCAGTCGGTTTGCCAGCTGTCGTTACCACCACCATGGCTGTCGGTGCTGCTTACTTGGCTAAGAAACAAGCCATTGTCCAAAAATTGTCTGCCATTGAATCTTTGGCTGGTGTCGAAATCTTGTGTTCTGACAAGACCGGTACTTTGACCAAGAACAAGTTGTCCTTACATGAACCTTACACTGTTGAAGGTGTTGACCCAGATGACTTGATGTTGACTGCTTGTTTGGCTGCTTctagaaagaagaagggtTTGGATGCCATTGACAAGgctttcttgaaatctttgatctCTTACCCAAGAGCCAAGGCTGCTTTGACTAAGTACAAGTTGTTGGAATTCCACCCATTCGACCCTGTTTCCAAGAAGGTTACCGCTATTGTCGAATCTCCAGAAGGTGAAAGAATCATTTGTGTTAAGGGTGCTCCATTGTTCGTCTTGAAGactgttgaagaagaacatcCAATTCCAGAAGATGTCCGTGAAAACTACGAAAACAAGGTTGCTGAATTGGCTTCCAGAGGTTTCAGAGCCTTGGGTGTTGCCAGAAAGAGAGGTGAAGGTCACTGGGAAATTTTGGGTGTTATGCCATGTATGGATCCTCCAAGAGATGACACTGCTCAAACTGTCAACGAAGCTAGACACTTGGGTTTGAGAGTTAAGATGTTAACTGGTGACGCTGTCGGTATTGCTAAGGAAACTTGTAGACAATTGGGTTTGGGTACTAACATTTACAACGCTGAAAGATTAGGTCtaggtggtggtggtgaCATGCCAGGTTCCGAATTGGCCGATTTCGTTGAAAATGCTGATGGTTTCGCTGAAGTTTTCCCACAACACAAGTACAACGTCGTTGAAATCTTGCAACAAAGAGGTTACTTGGTTGCTATGACTGGTGACGGTGTTAACGATGCCccatctttgaagaaggctGATACCGGTATTGCTGTCGAAGGTGCTACCGATGCCGCTAGATCCGCTGCTGATATTGTTTTCTTGGCCCCAGGTTTGTCCGCTATTATTGACGCTTTGAAGACCTCTAGACAAATTTTCCACAGAATGTACTCTTACGTCGTTTACCGTATCGCTTTGTCCCTACATTTGGAAATCTTCTTGGGTCTATGGATTGCTATCTTGAACAGATCTTTGAACATTGACTTGGTTGTCTTCATTGCTATTTTCGCTGATGTTGCTACCTTGGCTATTGCTTACGATAATGCTCCATACTCTCCAAAGCCTGTCAAGTGGAACTTGAGAAGACTATGGGGTATGTCCGTCATCTTGGGTATAATTTTGGCTATCGGTACTTGGATCACCTTGACCACTATGTTTGTTCCAAAGGGTGGTATTATCCAAAACTTCGGTTCCATCGATGGTGTTTTGTTCTTGCAAATCTCCTTGACTGAAAACTGGTTGATTTTCATCACCAGAGCTGCTGGTCCATTCTGGTCCTCTATCCCATCTTGGCAATTATCTGGTGCCGTTCTAATCGTTGATATCATCGCAACCATGTTCTGTTTGTTCGGTTGGTGGTCTCAAAACTGGAACGACATCGTTACCGTTGTCAGAGTCTGGATTTTCTCTTTCGGTGTCTTCTGTGTCATGGGTGGTGCTTACTACATGATGTCTGAATCTGAAGCCTTTGACAGATTCATGAACGGTAAGTCTAGAAGAGACAAGCCATCTGGCAGATCCGTCGAAGATTTCTTGATGGCTATGCAAAGAGTCTCCACTCAACacgaaaaggaaaactaaactttatcaaaatgttACTATAAAATTATTCCAACTACATATTGAACGTTCTATGTTTGCTAAATGTTTCTTTCAGTTCTGCTTTCCACAATTACAaatttcttctgttttctCTCCATCTTTCATCATTCTTTAATCGAAGTgatctctttttcttagAGTCATTGTCTAAATCCAACTGGCTTTGATTTAGATCTTTTTGTTCctgatttttttgaatgaatgaaaatggtaagAAGCGTTTAAATGAGTAATGTGTTGTCATCTGAAATTATTTTTAGCTCAATGACTGGTATTTTCTCTGtggttgttttttttgccTCATTTTAACTATAAAgctttatttttttctctttccttCCTACCCTCACATTTACACCAAATTCCACTGGGTTTAAACTGCTAACTATTTACTGTCAAGACAAGCTTTTAATTACAAGGATGATCAATTTTAAACTCgataattttctttttcttaaTGTTTAATTGATACCTTTTTCCGTCATTTTTATGTTGATCGTTATCTCCTTGtggttttcttttttttggcGATGTTTAATCTCCTTGGACAGACTAATTCTAAATTCCTTGGACTTTTATTTCTCTTTGGAAATTCTATGATAAACATTTGATATCCTTTCAATGATACTCTTAATCAATAATAAACTAATATATTATATCCATATATTGGCgaataaaaggaaaaaaaaatgaataatACTATTAATAATACATCATAttatttttctgttttacAATACTatgaaataaagaaaaaattgacacATTACAGAATAAATTGATTGATTCATTAATTGGCTTTTTAATATCGCTGTTTTCgtcgttttcttttctcccattttcaacatttctGACGTACGACGggaaattgaatttgttgCCTTTTGCTGGGTTTGGAACTGctgttttttcttctccCTTAATATTGCAGACAGTTATTGATTTCGATCTTCtacacacacacacacacacacactTTGGAGATCTCTTGATATAACTGTTGGAATATTTAGAGAGAATTGCAGATATAAAAACCCTTCCCTTTTTTGGATCAATTGGcatcattcttttctcaatACTTGttggttctttttctaGGAGTAAGTGAAACTTGTTTATCAATCGACAAACAGTTGAAGCATTTATTGAAGCATCTTATAAAAGCTTCAAGCTAAAAAGACACTTACCATCATCAATTTAACAAATTTACAATCTACACACacagatttttttttccctaACATCCCCATTATTTGGCTGGACTGTTTTAATTTACACACAAGCACACAAAATTTGCACACGCACGTACACGCACACACGCACACACGCACACACACTTCACACGCTTTTGATAAAGTACACATTTTGCATAAAGACTTAATGGtagttttcaaaatttaTTTTATATCTCTATTTTTATAAATTCATAGGTTAATTTAATGTATTCTCGATTATTGTTAAAAGTAGTTCTTTGTCATTGATTCACTGACAAGAAGTGCACACTCTCACTTAAACTGTTTGTTATTCGTTTCTCTATATtgtttcattgaaaaaaacCATTATATCTTTTAAGCTTGTATCAGTAAGTATATATAAGTACTGTTTCTGTGCATAAATTTCCATGTATATAGATATTGTCGTTAACATAAATTTGCGAGCTTCCCCTTTGAAGATGTCCCAGTCTATTTCTTGTAACCCTTGGCAACAGCTTCCTCGTATGTTGGGTAGTCGATATACCCTTCCGCAGACATTTTGTAGAAAGAGGGTCTATCGTATTGATTCAATGGCAAACCCTTTTCGAGACGTTCAACAAGATCTGGGTTGGCAATGAAGGCTCTACCGTAACCGATCAAAGTGTTTGGATTCTTTGAGTCCGTAATGGCAGCATCTGGGTCCAAAGCGTAGTTACCAACTCTTAGCACGTTACCCTTCCAAACAGAGTATACGAATTCATTGGTACCACCTTTATACCAGCCTTCAAATTCCGGTTGGAATGGCGATGTGACACGAGGTTCGACTAAATCGACGTATGCTAATCTCTTACCAGCCTTTGCCctcttttccaattcagCAAGTACATAGGCGAATTGAGCCACCAAGACAGGGTCTGAACCACCTGACATGGTACCAAATACACCGTATGGTGAGAATCTGATACTGGTTCTTTCGGCACCAACGGCATCGACAACGGCATCGACGACTTCCAAGACGAATCTAGCACGGTTCTCAATGGATCCACCGTATTCATCAGTTCTTTTGTTGGAGATTGGGTCTAGGAATTGATTCAACAAATAACCGTTAGCGGAATGGATTTCAACACCATCTGCACCAGCATCGATACACTTCTTAGCAGCATCAACATAGTCCCTGATATACTGCTTAATTTCATCCTTGGTGATACCATGCTGAGGGTTGTTAGATCTGATGGCACgttccttttcatcttcaccCATGTACACTTCATCGGAAGCACTATCATAACGCAATCCATCTCTTGCCAAGTTATCAGCAAAAGCTTGTCTACCTAGAACCCACAATTGTACCCAAACAAAAGACTTGTTGTCGTGAATTGCCTTGAAGATCTTTCTCCATTGAGCCAGTTGTTCTTCGCTCCAAACACCTGGTGCGTTATCGTAACCACCTGACTGAGCTGATGGGAAAGCACCTTCAGTGATAATCATAGTACCTGGATATTGGGAACGTTGTCTGTAATATTCAACAGCCCAGTCAGGGTTTGGAACGTTGCCTGGATGCAACGCTCTCATTCTTGTCAATGCAGGCATGACAACCCTGTGCTTCAATTCAGTGTTACCAATCTTGATTGGTTTGAAGATATCAGTATCAGCCAATGGCTTTGGTTCAAAGTTCATAAACGACATTGCGTATGCGATTTGATTTGGTTTACTTGTTAGTGTGCGTACTTTTCTTAAGCTAAATAAGGGACAATTAGACAATTAGACAATGAGACAATGGCTTTACCCATGAGACAAAATCCATCTCTGGTACAAATTGGGGCCTCCTTTTATATATCCTTACCCGAAGTCCCTTTCCAATTTTACCGACATTACCATTATTAATACACAGTATCCACAATCCACATACATAACGGAAACTCTTAGGAATCAGAGAAATCAGGTAACAGGGCAGAGCAAACAGGAAACATATAGAACGTTCCGTCACTTACAGGGTGAAGATACTTCcaaaaaaaggaaaaaaaaaagaatccGTTCATCTATAACACCACATCATCAGATACCATATGTGCCATAAACGACTGCGtgcttttcctttttttgGTCCCTAGCTTCTATCCCAAAAAAGTTTCTCGAATGAAATTTGTCAGCCTAGTTTTCACCATTCGGACTTCGCGTCAGATTTCGATAGCATTAGTAATACTTGTGATTATAAACTGTCTCCGCGTTGCAGAAACCGTTACTAAAGCCTTGGAATATGAAGTGTCAATGATGTGTATATGTTTCAACTATACATATTCGAGAAGCAAGAACGGAACACGGAACacggaaaaaaaaaaaaaaaaaaagacgGAACGCGGCGCTTAGCTTTCCcagcaaaagaagataaGAATACTCAATGCTTCGGGCTATTGATTGATATTGCTGGCCAATGGACTGTACACTGCAACATGGATAGAGAAAACTCGGGTTGGAATAGATAGATGTATCCAAAAACGCTGACACTTTGTTCCACTTAGCTGTCATTAAATGATGCAAGGAATGGAAGGGGAAATTGAGTTCccaagtcacgtgattttAATCACGTGAACAACTATCACCAAATCCGGGTAAGGGGTTTCTCAATTCCTGAAAatcaaaggaaagaaaaaaaaactgaaattgaaacaaaacaaaGCTATATTAAGTATTCAAAGACTCATTGTTAAATGAATCTTTTATACTGTTTGATgtgtctttcttttcattctAGTTGACCAAGGTTATTGTGTTTGAATCTTCCTACCTGTGAtatccattttttttctcagCAGCGACCGTTGTTGTccttttttgtttctttgtttcttttgtttccttttttccCGCCTGCTTTGATTCCTTTCGATAGTAAGGATTTTCTtatatctttcaaagctGTAATCTACAATCGATAAGgctcatcatcatcatctctCATTCCCTGTACATTAGTGTAAACTAGACGAATATCCCTTTCCACTGCTATCCTATTTTTGCTTTTTTCCCTTTCCATTTCGTGCCATATTGCATCTCATAATTGAATCGAAAAAGATCAGAACTCGCACATACAGACAGAAGagatctttttttttctttgtatatTACTACTAGGCATACTTTAACCATGAATATTGACCCAGTTTCTGTTCCAGAAACCATTAATGCGGCTTTAGGCCAATTGCATTTGGatgatgttgttgaaaaacCAAACTCAAACTCTAATACTCAAGAACCAGATCAGGAGACTGGAAACGATGCCGCGCCAATAGCAGCCGCAACTGAAACAATTAGTAACAACAGAGGTAACGGTAACAATGCTACTAGCGCTACAAACGGTGGTACTATTCCACAACAGTTGCAGCAGCAAGAGTTTTTCATGGGTGATTCGTTAGTACCAGGTCCATCAGGCCCCGGACCAGCACCTATGTTCGCTCCCCACATGATGAATCCATTCATGCCGTACCATCCTATGATGCACATGCCTCATTCTGGATTCTTTCCCGGTGCACAGGATCAAATGTTTCCACCACCTGATTCCAGCGCTGCTGTTGATTTCAACCTAAGCTTGTCACCAAGTGGAGGTAGTGCTGTTCCCGGTGCAGGAAACATGACCGGAGGTGTTAATGATTCTGCCATCCCAGGTTCTGACCTGATGATGCATTATCCCCAACAGTATATGAACCATAATGGGCAAAGGCCAATGTTCTGGATGAATCCGGATTTGAATTCTAGTGCCATCGACGACACCACTGCAGGCGAAGATCCGCAGAATCAGGATTCCTTTGTGCGCGGTGCATCATTCACTTTAGAATCTTCTGAACAGGGGAATGATGCCAAGGTGCCAGGTGCTAACACTTCTAGAAGACAAACTTTCCATGCAGTGTCAGCTACTGActtgttgaacaattctACTTCCAGTCCCACTGAAACGACGGATGCCACTGGTACCAATGCATCAGCAACATCACCCGAAGCTTCTGCCTCGAAAAAAGAGATGCAGGATCGTGTTTATCCTCAAGCTGCTGCTTACCCTTACACCGGTGCATTGCTGCAACCAAATCCTGTACTATCTGGCCATCCACTGGGTCATCATCCCCATCCTATCGGTTCCCCATTCCCTGGTTACGGTTTTAATACAGCTTTCTCTCCTGTCCCGGGCCCTACTAACACGTTGAATGCAGGTTCTCCAGCCATCTCCGCAGATGGCAAAGAAGCAAACAGCAGCGGCGATCCAAGTGGCCAATCTAACCGTCATGTACACTCTGGAACTAATTCCCCAGGATTGAGTCAACCTGGTAGTCTGCCAATGTCAGGACCTAACCCGTGGATGTTTGCTGCTCCTCACGGTAGTCCTAACTTCCTGGTTCCACACCCTCATCATCCGGGTCACGCAGGCCCTCCAGCTGGCCATCAAAGACCACAGAGCAATAACCCTCAACATAGAAAACGTCATTTCAATAACAATGGTTCTAGTCGTAGCAATTTCGGAAATATGAAACCTCATGGTAAACCTCAACGCTTTGAAGATGGTTCTCGTTATCAAGATGCTGTATTGGAACAATTCGTTGGGTCAATCTACTCTTTGTGTAAGGATCAACACGGTTGCAGATTTTTACAACGTCAGTTGGATGAAaatggagaagaagtagCTTCTACTATTTACTCCGAGATAAAAGACCACATATGCGAATTGATGAATGATCCATTTGGTAATTATTTGATGCAAAAACTATTCGAAAGGATTAACCAGAGGGACAGAGTGGAAATTGTCAAAAATTGTTCGCCTCAGTTCATGGATATCGCCTTAGATGCTCATGGTACTAGAGCTCTTCAGAAATTAGTGGAATGCACTGATACTGAGGAGGAAACACAGATTTTAGTGGCATCCTTGCAACCATCCATTTTATCCTTGAGCAGAGACTTCAAAAGTAACCATGTTGTTCAAAAGATGCTAGAAAATTTCTCGAATAAGGATACTCAATTCATTTATGATGCCGCTTGTGACGATATAATCAAGATCAGTAATCACAGAAATGGATGCTGCGTTGTTCAACGTTGTTTGGATTTTGGTAATACCGAACAGCTCGATGCATTGTGCGGTAAGATTGTGGAGAaatcatttgaattgaCTATGAACCCGTACGGCAATTACGTAATCCAGTACATTCTAACTAAGGAAAAGGATCAAGCAACGCCTGATTTCAAGTACACTAAAAAGATTGTTGATGTGTTAAAATTCAATGCCATCGACCTTTCACTAAACAAATTTGGTTCCAATGTCGTGGAATCAATTTTACGTACTCCTGCTGTTTCTGATGTTATGATCACTAAGATATTGAACAGTAACGATGAATCAGGGTTGTTGAAGCTCTTGCACGACAGCTATGGTAACTACGTCTTACAGACAGCGTTAGATATTGTCAAGGACTCCAATGCatctctcttttctctgCTATCTGACTCGTTGAAACCATTGTTAGTCGGTCAAATCAGAAATACTCCTCATGGTAGAAGAATTGCTGCCCTTCTACAAGCAGAATAAATTGGGATTATCTGTACTTGCGCCGCAAGCACTCTTCAACTACCATCAAGCAAAAACGAAATGTATGTATAATTACTGTGACGTTCAAAAGTGTTTTTaagtttcaattccatcaaGTTTCGAAAAAAATGACAACACTCTCTGGCTGAATTTTACCTCAATGATATTGTATAATATATAGTAGACCGAATAATGCTTCTACAAACCAATAGTTCCATCAATTTTAGAAAAGATTACGCACTTGTACTGCAAATAAAAATAGTGCCCGTTGTCTGCTATTATATGCAACTATTCCTTCTCAGTGGAAGAAACTGGGGCTCCAACAAAATCATCCCATATAAAGGAAAACAATCGATCGAAATCACCATGGTCAGCGAAGTCATAAATTGTCCCCAAGTTGAAGGTAGTTCCTTGATCGATATGATTCGAGGGTTCTGAAAGTTTCGATGGTGACGCAGAAGAGACTGGATTTTGAAACCCTTCTGTTTTGTCACTTGAATCTAAACCATTTTTCAGCTCATTATTTCCATTGTACCGCTCCGTTGATGAGAAATGAGGATTTTTATTCGCTATCACCGTACCATTGACCGTATCAACTGCTTCGGTAAAATAATTAGGTGGAATATCTCTTTGATCTGCAACAGAGGAGCCAGCGGAAGGAGTGTAAGTTGGAAAAATATCGTCAAAAAACAGATTATTCGGAAGGGAAAGAACAGAACCATATAGGGTTTCTGTTAACCAAGATTTGATTTGTAGATGTAGCTCACTCTCTTTGAGAGCATTCAAGGTCGGAGAAAAGTAGTTGAAGGTCGGGTCAAATAATTTAAcaattgtttcttgatattcCGGGTATTTCGAAGAGGCTAGCTGCTGTAACAAATTCTCGATGGTCTTTTTATGCGATTGCACATGCACTGAAACCACACATCTAACTAAGATCTTAAGTaagaattgaatttgtAACAAAGTTCTTTGTATTCTAGTGTTCTCAACCGAACCACAGTTTATACCAGAATAATCGAAGAATCTGCAAATTTTTACAAAAGAGCAAACATCATCGAACGAGGCATGTTTGAAGTAGGCTATGTTCTCACCAACATACGATACTGCAACTAGCGCGACAAGTTTTGACATGAAAAAGAGGTCGTAGAGACTGTTATTTTGTTCGAGATATTGCATAGTAATCTTCCATGAGACACCGATGTTCTTtctgaattttttcatttcttggCTGATACTGACTACTTCTGGTGATGGGTTGAGTCGCGCGATGATATGTACACTTGATACCACGCAAAATGTTAAAGAAACCTCCCTAGTTATCTCATACCAAAATATTCCCGGatcttccaaatctgaATTCTCCTTGGGATCCACCTTTTTAAGTCCACTCTCAAGATATCTTTTAAAACCTTCATTCAAAATGTCGAGACGATGCTTGTAAATACGCAACTCTGATAAGACCTCCTCTGCcatcttgatcttttccGATTTACTCAATGCGAAGATTCGAAAATTAGAAAAGCGATCGCTGAACACAATTTTGCATTGAAACTGATGAGCGAAAAAGCAAGACAAAAATATTACAAAAGCAATCGTTTCACGTCGAGTGAGATCAGAGCTAGAAAAGTCAACATTCTCCAAATTAAATTGTTCATCAAAGTTTGCCATTAAATCTTGATGATCAataaatttcatctttctcaTAAATCCAGGGAATAGTGGACCCTGAATATCAACAGTGCTAAATACTGGCCTCGACCCTGTAATGAAAACAGAATATTGATCCCAAATGAACGCTTTCCACCAAAGATTCCTTCTGCTATCTGCCATACGTTCATCCATAACTAGATACGTCTCCCAGTGGTCCATACCACACAATCGCATAGTTTGAATTGCAGATGACAAGAGGCACGTAAATATTTGATGACCATCAATCCAAAAGATATTCATGACAAAATCTAATAGATCATCTAAAAATGTAAGAGGCTCCGAATGTACCCTCGCAATACTGATTTGCTTAAAGAAGTGAAGGCCCAAAGTGAACAGAAGCTCCTCAGCTTCAATAAAAAATAGGGTTTCCGTGATAATATCATCACCCCTTTGTTGAGCGGAAAGTTTATGATGCTTGCTTAATTTTTGATACTCATTCTTATTCACTTCCATTATAGCAATGATCCAATGGAAAGCATCGGTAGCAGACGATACCGATGTTTCAGAAGTATTATTAATGATATGATTCCAGTTTTCCAGTTTAAATTCCGATTTGGTAGCAATCACCTTATTCAATAAGGAAGCGGGTATTTTACGCAGCAAATGCTGTACTCTTTCATCTTTTCGTACTTTAACAGAAAAATTCTGACAATAAAGTTCAACAGGAGCTCCCCAACATTCAGCATTTTTGATTTCCACAGCAGACATTATATCAAATTGCCGTAGAATGAGATATATGTTTTCCTTTAACTCTTTTATATTGCACTTGGCATGTTTCATAAAATCTTTCACGAAATAACCAACACCTCTTAATGATAACCACTGACCTGGGAAATATAATCCATGTTTAACATCTACCATTGGAGGCTTTTGCAAATACTCTTCGAGTTTATTGGTATTGATCTTGACGTATCGATTCAAACTGACATAGTTACTTTCAtgatttttcatcaatttaGCCTCAAAGCAAACAGATTTATCTCTGTTCAATTCTGGATTACTGGTGAGTTCATGGTTGATACAAGGCCGTGCCAATTTATTATTTAAAGTCTGGATTTCAAACTCGATGTTTTTGATAGCATACATTATGGATTCAGATTGTGGCCCATCATTTCTTCGTAGACTCGATAcacattctttcaactttgCAATTCGTGACTCTATTTCCGCATTAGAAATGTATAAAATTGGGTATCGATTGATGTCATCACTAGATGGATCGTTGATATTCGTTGAGGCATCATCTTTCACAGGATCAAAGCGTCTTGGACATGAAAACCCAACAGGGTGACTCGTCTGTGTCACTGACATGGACCCGGTGGCACTAGGACCCGAACTAGAATCTCTCCCAAATGATGATCTCGATGAGTGTAAATGACTCTGTACTCCAGTAATTGTAGCCTCACTAAAACCTGTTCTAGAAGGTGCGTAGGAGTTCCCATCTATTTCGGGATTCAAAATAGCTACTGTACTATTTGGTATAGACTGTACCGAtaatttttcctttgtgAAAGCAGATGAATCACTCTTGGCAGTTTTTTTCTTGCCCTTTGCGACCCCATACGGAGCATGAGAATAAACACATTCACAGCCATATGTCTCGCACGATTTGCAAGGCAATGTTCCAGAACAtttaatcttctttttcctgCAACTATCGCAAGCTCTGCTAACTTTCCTTCTTGGTTTACCAGTGCCGTTGCCATTACTATCTCTAGGAATTGCAGTTCTGTCCCCATTCACCCCAGAAGAAGCACTATCTGACCTTgcagcttcttcagaaaGCCCTGGAGGAGAAACGGCAGGTTGAAATATGTCAACCATCCTCCGATAATTTATTATGTtgtattttgttttattgCGTTACTCTTATGTCGTTCCGCTCAAACAAAATCCTAAAACCCCTAAAAACCCACTAGAAAAGCACTTTTCACTCAAAAAATCATGTAGTATTAATTGAGGATACCAAATTTTTTATTTGCACTC harbors:
- the PMA1 gene encoding H(+)-exporting P2-type ATPase PMA1 (highly similar to uniprot|P05030 Saccharomyces cerevisiae YGL008C PMA1 Plasma membrane H -ATPase pumps protons out of the cell major regulator of cytoplasmic pH part of the P2 subgroup of cation-transporting ATPases), giving the protein MSAATEPTKEKPVNNQDSDDEDEDIDQLIEDLQSHHGLDDESEDDEHVAAGSARPVPEELLQTDPSYGLTSDEVTKRRKKYGLNQMSEETENLFVKFLMFFIGPIQFVMEAAAILAAGLEDWVDFGVICGLLFLNAAVGFIQEYQAGSIVDELKKTLANSAVVIRDGNLVEVPSNEVVPGDILQLEDGVVIPADGRLVTEDCFIQIDQSAITGESLAVDKRFGDSTFSSSTVKRGEAFMIVTATGDSTFVGRAAALVNKAAAGSGHFTEVLNGIGTILLILVIVTLLLVWVASFYRTNKIVRILRYTLAITIVGVPVGLPAVVTTTMAVGAAYLAKKQAIVQKLSAIESLAGVEILCSDKTGTLTKNKLSLHEPYTVEGVDPDDLMLTACLAASRKKKGLDAIDKAFLKSLISYPRAKAALTKYKLLEFHPFDPVSKKVTAIVESPEGERIICVKGAPLFVLKTVEEEHPIPEDVRENYENKVAELASRGFRALGVARKRGEGHWEILGVMPCMDPPRDDTAQTVNEARHLGLRVKMLTGDAVGIAKETCRQLGLGTNIYNAERLGLGGGGDMPGSELADFVENADGFAEVFPQHKYNVVEILQQRGYLVAMTGDGVNDAPSLKKADTGIAVEGATDAARSAADIVFLAPGLSAIIDALKTSRQIFHRMYSYVVYRIALSLHLEIFLGLWIAILNRSLNIDLVVFIAIFADVATLAIAYDNAPYSPKPVKWNLRRLWGMSVILGIILAIGTWITLTTMFVPKGGIIQNFGSIDGVLFLQISLTENWLIFITRAAGPFWSSIPSWQLSGAVLIVDIIATMFCLFGWWSQNWNDIVTVVRVWIFSFGVFCVMGGAYYMMSESEAFDRFMNGKSRRDKPSGRSVEDFLMAMQRVSTQHEKEN
- the OYE2 gene encoding NADPH dehydrogenase (uniprot|P40952 Kluyveromyces lactis KLLA0A09075g KYE1 NADPH dehydrogenase 1), which translates into the protein MSFMNFEPKPLADTDIFKPIKIGNTELKHRVVMPALTRMRALHPGNVPNPDWAVEYYRQRSQYPGTMIITEGAFPSAQSGGYDNAPGVWSEEQLAQWRKIFKAIHDNKSFVWVQLWVLGRQAFADNLARDGLRYDSASDEVYMGEDEKERAIRSNNPQHGITKDEIKQYIRDYVDAAKKCIDAGADGVEIHSANGYLLNQFLDPISNKRTDEYGGSIENRARFVLEVVDAVVDAVGAERTSIRFSPYGVFGTMSGGSDPVLVAQFAYVLAELEKRAKAGKRLAYVDLVEPRVTSPFQPEFEGWYKGGTNEFVYSVWKGNVLRVGNYALDPDAAITDSKNPNTLIGYGRAFIANPDLVERLEKGLPLNQYDRPSFYKMSAEGYIDYPTYEEAVAKGYKK
- the PUF4 gene encoding Puf4p (similar to uniprot|Q750N6 Ashbya gossypii AGL086C AGL086Cp and some similarites with YGL014W uniprot|P25339 Saccharomyces cerevisiae YGL014W PUF4 member of the PUF protein family YGL014W), with the protein product MNIDPVSVPETINAALGQLHLDDVVEKPNSNSNTQEPDQETGNDAAPIAAATETISNNRGNGNNATSATNGGTIPQQLQQQEFFMGDSLVPGPSGPGPAPMFAPHMMNPFMPYHPMMHMPHSGFFPGAQDQMFPPPDSSAAVDFNLSLSPSGGSAVPGAGNMTGGVNDSAIPGSDLMMHYPQQYMNHNGQRPMFWMNPDLNSSAIDDTTAGEDPQNQDSFVRGASFTLESSEQGNDAKVPGANTSRRQTFHAVSATDLLNNSTSSPTETTDATGTNASATSPEASASKKEMQDRVYPQAAAYPYTGALLQPNPVLSGHPLGHHPHPIGSPFPGYGFNTAFSPVPGPTNTLNAGSPAISADGKEANSSGDPSGQSNRHVHSGTNSPGLSQPGSLPMSGPNPWMFAAPHGSPNFLVPHPHHPGHAGPPAGHQRPQSNNPQHRKRHFNNNGSSRSNFGNMKPHGKPQRFEDGSRYQDAVLEQFVGSIYSLCKDQHGCRFLQRQLDENGEEVASTIYSEIKDHICELMNDPFGNYLMQKLFERINQRDRVEIVKNCSPQFMDIALDAHGTRALQKLVECTDTEEETQILVASLQPSILSLSRDFKSNHVVQKMLENFSNKDTQFIYDAACDDIIKISNHRNGCCVVQRCLDFGNTEQLDALCGKIVEKSFELTMNPYGNYVIQYILTKEKDQATPDFKYTKKIVDVLKFNAIDLSLNKFGSNVVESILRTPAVSDVMITKILNSNDESGLLKLLHDSYGNYVLQTALDIVKDSNASLFSLLSDSLKPLLVGQIRNTPHGRRIAALLQAE